The proteins below are encoded in one region of Actinomycetota bacterium:
- a CDS encoding HlyC/CorC family transporter, protein MGDYAVEILFVFGLIVLNGFFAASEIALISARQSALKAAAEKGSKGAQAALRLTSDPSRLLSAVQIGITFLGFMASATAAVTLAEPVAAWLRSLGVAWLDSIATGTAVAAVTLVISYVSIVVGELVPKRLGLQRAEAVAKAVAGPISVLAAAVSPLVWLLARSTDAVGLLIGVKPGAGQAGVTEEEIKLLVTEQGTLLEEEKRMIHEVFELGDTVVREIMVPRVDAVMVEDTVTLEDALAVFDRSGFSRLPVYHEDPDKVVGIVLLKDLVAPAAACRVAGVPITGEMRPPTFVPETMRILQLLSEMQAGRNHMVIVVDEYGGTAGIVTMEDIVEEVVGEIADEFDPDRKYVTETGEGRWTVDGRLPVEDAGEMLGLELPESDEYETLAGWVLMRLGHIPEPGETVECDGFELRVTAVRRRRIARLQVTRTRPFETGGAGA, encoded by the coding sequence ATGGGTGACTACGCCGTCGAGATCCTGTTCGTGTTCGGGCTCATCGTGCTCAACGGCTTCTTCGCCGCGTCCGAGATCGCGCTCATCAGCGCGCGGCAGTCGGCGCTCAAGGCCGCGGCCGAGAAGGGCTCGAAGGGCGCCCAGGCCGCACTGAGGCTGACCTCGGACCCGTCGCGCCTGCTCTCGGCGGTGCAGATCGGTATCACGTTCCTCGGCTTCATGGCCTCGGCCACCGCGGCCGTCACCCTCGCCGAGCCGGTCGCCGCATGGCTGCGCTCGCTCGGGGTCGCATGGCTCGACAGCATCGCCACCGGTACGGCCGTGGCAGCCGTCACCCTCGTCATCTCGTACGTGAGCATCGTGGTGGGCGAGCTGGTCCCCAAGCGCCTCGGCCTGCAGCGCGCCGAGGCGGTGGCCAAGGCGGTCGCAGGTCCCATCAGCGTGCTGGCCGCCGCCGTCTCGCCGCTCGTGTGGCTGCTCGCGCGCAGCACCGACGCGGTCGGCCTGCTCATCGGCGTGAAGCCGGGCGCCGGGCAGGCGGGAGTCACCGAGGAGGAGATCAAGCTCCTCGTCACCGAGCAGGGCACGCTGCTCGAAGAGGAGAAGCGCATGATCCACGAGGTCTTCGAGCTCGGGGACACCGTGGTGCGCGAGATCATGGTCCCGCGCGTGGACGCCGTGATGGTCGAGGATACCGTGACGCTGGAGGACGCGCTCGCGGTGTTCGACCGCTCCGGCTTCTCGCGCCTGCCGGTCTACCACGAGGACCCCGACAAGGTCGTCGGCATCGTGCTGCTGAAGGACTTGGTCGCCCCCGCAGCGGCGTGCCGCGTGGCCGGCGTGCCGATCACCGGCGAGATGCGCCCGCCGACGTTCGTTCCCGAGACGATGCGCATCCTGCAGCTGCTCTCGGAGATGCAGGCGGGGCGCAATCACATGGTCATCGTGGTCGACGAGTACGGCGGCACCGCGGGCATCGTCACGATGGAGGACATCGTCGAGGAGGTCGTGGGCGAGATCGCCGACGAGTTCGACCCGGACCGCAAGTACGTCACCGAGACCGGCGAGGGCCGCTGGACCGTCGACGGGCGCCTGCCGGTCGAGGACGCCGGCGAGATGCTCGGCCTCGAGCTGCCCGAGTCCGACGAGTACGAGACGCTCGCGGGCTGGGTGCTCATGCGCCTCGGCCACATCCCCGAGCCCGGCGAGACCGTCGAGTGCGACGGGTTCGAACTGCGCGTGACCGCGGTGCGGCGCCGGCGCATAGCGCGGCTGCAGGTCACCCGCACGCGGCCGTTTGAGACCGGCGGCGCTGGCGCATAA